Within the Tistrella mobilis genome, the region CGAAAGCTCCGGCGCGTGGGCTGCAGCCGGCGGCGTGGGGACGTTTTCGGGTGTGAATGCCGACAGTTTCGACGCCGACGGCCGCCCGATCCCGCAGACCTATTACGGCAAGACCCGCCGCGAGCGTCATGGCGAGCTGGTGGCCTATGGCATCCGCGGCGGCATCACCCAGGCACGCATTGCCCACGAGCTGGCGGGCGGCGAAGGCCGGATCCACGTCAATGTGCTGTGGGAGATGGGTGGCGCCGAGACGGTGCTGCAGGGCGTGCTGGAAGGGGCCAAAGGCCTGATCCACGGCGTGACCTGCGGTGCCGGCATGCCCTATCGCGTGGCGCAGATCGCCGCCGAGCACGGGGTTTATTACTACCCGATCGTTTCGTCGGCCCGCGCCTTCCGGGCGCTGTGGAAGCGCGCCTATCACCGCTTCGCCGAATATCTGGGCGGCGTGGTGTACGAGGATCCGTGGCTTGCCGGCGGCCATAACGGCCTGTCGAACGCCGAGGACCCGCGCGAGCCGCAGTCGCCCTATCCGCGTGTGCGGGAACTGCGCGAGCTGATGAAAGAGATCGGCATCCCCAACGTGCCGATCATCATGGCCGGCGGCGTCTGGTATCTGCGCGAGTGGGAGCACTGGCTGGACGATCCCGAGGTGGCGCCGGTGGCGTTCCAGTTCGGCACCCGGCCGCTGCTGACCAGGGAGAGCCCGATTTCGGATGCCTGGAAGGAGCGGCTGCGGACGCTGAAGCCGGGTGATGTCTATCTGCATCGCTTCAGCCCGACCGGATTCTATTCCTCGGCGGTCAACAACGACTTCCTGCAGGAACTCCGTGGCCGCAGCGATCGCCAGATCGCCTATACCACCGAGCCCGTGGGCGATCACGAGGTGGCGCTGCCGATCGGTGCCCGCGGCCGGCCGGTCTATGTCACCGCCCATGATTTCGAGCGTGCCCAGGGCTGGATCGCCGAGGGTCATACCGAAGCGATGAAGACCCCGGACAGCACGCTGATCTTCGTGGACCCCGCCGCGGCGAAGCAGATCCATATCGATCAGATCGACTGCATGGGGTGCCTGTCGGCCTGCCAGTTCAGCAACTGGGCGGCCAACGAGAAGGGCACCACCGGCCGTCGGGCCGATCCGCGCAGCTTCTGCATCCAGAAAACGCTGCAGAACATCGCCCATGGCTCGAATGTCGAGCACGAGC harbors:
- a CDS encoding NAD(P)H-dependent flavin oxidoreductase, with the protein product MKPLNPILLSGREVLPLVEGGKGVAVSNGESSGAWAAAGGVGTFSGVNADSFDADGRPIPQTYYGKTRRERHGELVAYGIRGGITQARIAHELAGGEGRIHVNVLWEMGGAETVLQGVLEGAKGLIHGVTCGAGMPYRVAQIAAEHGVYYYPIVSSARAFRALWKRAYHRFAEYLGGVVYEDPWLAGGHNGLSNAEDPREPQSPYPRVRELRELMKEIGIPNVPIIMAGGVWYLREWEHWLDDPEVAPVAFQFGTRPLLTRESPISDAWKERLRTLKPGDVYLHRFSPTGFYSSAVNNDFLQELRGRSDRQIAYTTEPVGDHEVALPIGARGRPVYVTAHDFERAQGWIAEGHTEAMKTPDSTLIFVDPAAAKQIHIDQIDCMGCLSACQFSNWAANEKGTTGRRADPRSFCIQKTLQNIAHGSNVEHELMFAGHNAYRFAEDPFYSNGFVPTVRQLVERIRTGD